A genomic window from Phyllopteryx taeniolatus isolate TA_2022b chromosome 2, UOR_Ptae_1.2, whole genome shotgun sequence includes:
- the si:dkey-148a17.6 gene encoding leukotriene B4 receptor 1 yields the protein MAAEEFGGGMVVVCVILGLSFLVGTPGNLLVIWTILRHVKHRSHTLVLILHLAAADLLVLITLPLWIYSLAQSWVFGEISCKVMGFVINACMYGSVFLITLMSVERFLAVRYPFASAGWRRQKALSKVLLFLWTAAFLFSVPALLTRVVDKDSGEEQCLYNQYTSASQELVCVLLETLVGYVLPFSILVVCYGCLCTRITQMTFKSKRKSTVLIASVVVVFAICWTPYHIGNILSLVILATKRSFPYIGDHLADVSNNMAYISGAMVFISSTINPVLYMFAARSFRRSVRDTGIRKLFRHISSTSPGEGNRELSFVSKRQKTETSSSQCNAESKGQIDMCGNNPS from the coding sequence ATGGCCGCCGAGGAATTTGGCGGCGGAATGGTGGTGGTCTGTGTGATCCTGGGCCTGTCCTTTCTGGTTGGAACTCCTGGCAACCTGCTGGTGATCTGGACCATCCTGCGCCACGTCAAGCACCGCTCTCACACTTTGGTGCTCATCCTTCACCTTGCGGCCGCAGACCTTCTGGTACTCATCACCCTGCCCCTGTGGATATACTCACTGGCCCAATCTTGGGTGTTTGGAGAGATCTCCTGTAAAGTCATGGGCTTTGTGATCAATGCCTGTATGTACGGCAGCGTTTTCCTCATCACCCTCATGAGCGTGGAGCGTTTTTTGGCCGTGCGCTATCCCTTTGCCTCGGCTGGATGGAGGAGGCAAAAGGCCTTAAGTAAAGTGCTGCTGTTCTTGTGGACTGCGGCCTTCCTGTTCAGTGTGCCCGCCCTCCTCACACGGGTTGTTGATAAGGATTCGGGAGAGGAGCAGTGTTTATACAACCAGTACACCTCAGCCTCTCAGGAGCTGGTTTGTGTGCTGCTGGAGACCCTGGTGGGCTACGTATTGCCGTTCTCCATCCTGGTGGTGTGCTATGGCTGCCTGTGCACTCGCATTACTCAAATGACCTTCAAGTCCAAACGCAAGTCTACAGTCCTCATTGCCAGCGTGGTGGTGGTGTTCGCCATTTGCTGGACACCTTACCACATAGGAAACATACTCTCACTGGTTATCCTTGCCACGAAGAGGTCCTTCCCGTACATTGGTGATCATTTGGCTGATGTGAGCAACAACATGGCCTACATCAGCGGAGCTATGGTCTTCATCAGCAGCACCATCAACCCCGTTCTCTACATGTTCGCTGCCCGCTCCTTCCGCAGGTCAGTGCGAGACACGGGCATCCGGAAGCTCTTCCGGCACATCTCCAGCACCTCTCCAGGTGAGGGCAACAGAGAGTTGTCCTTTGTTTCCAAGAGACAGAAGACTGAGACGAGCAGCTCTCAGTGTAACGCTGAGTCAAAAGGGCAAATTGACATGTGCGGAAACAACCCATCCTAG